The Mesotoga infera genome contains the following window.
GACTGTCGAGGAGGTATTTCTCCGAGATCCAGATAATCATAGGTGAAGGAGAAGACATTCCTGCGCCGGATGTAAACACAAACGCCCAGATAATGGCATGGTATATGGACACCTACTCAATGAATGTTGGTCATTCAGTACTTGGGATTGTCACTGGAAAGCCTCTGGAAATTGGAGGTTCCAAGGGCAGGACGGAAGCTACCGGCCGAGGAGTCAGGGTAGTTGCCGAAGAGGCGCTGAAGTACAAAGATATGGATCCAAAGGAAGCTAGGGTAGCCGTTCAGGGATTCGGTAACGTCGGTTCCTTCGCTGCGAAGCTGATATATGAAGAGATGGGTTCGAAGATTGTAGGTATCAGTGACGTTTCAGGCGGCCTCTACAATCCAGACGGTTTCGATATTGACGACCTTATGGCGTACAGGGATCAGAACGACGGAGTAATCGACGGTTATCCGAAGGGTCAGAAGATAACCAATGAAGACCTTCTCGGGCTCGATGTCGACATTCTTGTTCCCGCGGCTCTTGAGAATGCGATAACGGAGAAGAATGCAAGGAATATCAGAGCGAAGATAATTGTTGAGGGTGCAAATGGTCCCATGACACCTGATGCGGAAGATATCGTTCTGGCGAAAAACACTTTCGTTGTCCCAGACTTCCTCGCCAATGCCGGCGGAGTAACGGTCTCATACTTCGAATGGGTTCAGGGACTGCAGCACTACTTCTGGGATGTTGAAGATGTGAGGAGAGCTCTCCACAAGATCATGAGAGAGGCATTCGGTTCGGTAGCGTCTACAATGAACAAGTACAACATCGACATGAGGACGGCTGCTTACGTTGATTCTATTGAGAAAGTTGCACATGCTACAAAACTGAGAGGAATTTATCCCTGAGTATAGGAGAAGTCGTTTTTTCAGAGCGGAAGATTTTCTTCCGCTCTTTTATTTTTGCAAAGGTGAAATCAGATCATGACCTTTCCGATAGAAAGAAGTTGTCTTCAACTCTATAAGCGGTAAGGTAGCCGCCATAAACACATCCGGTGTCGATCCCGATTTTTCCCTCTTGAACGAGAGGACCGCTTATCAAAGGAGTATGGCCATAGACCACCGTGCGATCTTTCAACGGAT
Protein-coding sequences here:
- a CDS encoding Glu/Leu/Phe/Val dehydrogenase, whose product is MAENSLFQNALKQFNKAADVMDLSQSMRQVLSFPKRELTVNFPVRMDNGEIRVFTGHRVQHNIARGPAKGGVRYHQNVTLDEVKALAFWMTWKCAVVGIPYGGGKGGVCVNPQELSINEIERLSRRYFSEIQIIIGEGEDIPAPDVNTNAQIMAWYMDTYSMNVGHSVLGIVTGKPLEIGGSKGRTEATGRGVRVVAEEALKYKDMDPKEARVAVQGFGNVGSFAAKLIYEEMGSKIVGISDVSGGLYNPDGFDIDDLMAYRDQNDGVIDGYPKGQKITNEDLLGLDVDILVPAALENAITEKNARNIRAKIIVEGANGPMTPDAEDIVLAKNTFVVPDFLANAGGVTVSYFEWVQGLQHYFWDVEDVRRALHKIMREAFGSVASTMNKYNIDMRTAAYVDSIEKVAHATKLRGIYP